The following coding sequences lie in one Apium graveolens cultivar Ventura chromosome 1, ASM990537v1, whole genome shotgun sequence genomic window:
- the LOC141667884 gene encoding deSI-like protein At4g17486, with amino-acid sequence MKIERKRGWRSLVPHYLRAKPSNRFCMFKVQSASYSPCETPVYLNVYDLTAINGYVYWAGLGVFHSGLEVDGVEYAYGAHELAASGVFEIEPRQCPGFKFRKSIYMGSTYMDPIQVREFIEHQSAHYNGNSYNLVAKNCNHFCEDICYQLTGNRIPKWVNRLANIGSLCNSVLPEALKTSAKRTEPDFQFSTNEKKSLSNAFNCFTSISMYHKEREVSITSLFLHSHYKGCLPPWEFKKSDDDS; translated from the exons ATGAAGATAGAACGAAAGCGTGGGTGGCGGTCATTAGTACCTCACTATCTACGAGCCAAGCCTAGTAATCGTTTTTGCATGTTTAAAGTACAGTCAGCAAGCTATAGCCCCTGCGAGACACCTGTGTATCTAAATGTGTATGACTTGACAGCCATCAATGGCTACGTCTATTGGGCAGGCCTCGGTGTCTTCCACTCTGGTTTGGAAG TTGATGGAGTAGAATATGCTTACGGAGCCCATGAACTTGCCGCTAGTGGTGTCTTTGAGATTGAACCTCGGCAATGCCCTGGCTTCAAGTTCAGAAAATCAATTTATATGGGGTCAACTTACATGGATCCTATCCAAGTTAGAGAATTCATTGAGCACCAATCCGCACACTACAATGGCAATTCATATAATTTGGTTGCAAAAAACTGCAACCACTTCTGTGAGGATATATGTTACCAGCTAACTGGAAACCGGATTCCAAAATGGGTGAATCGATTAGCCAATATAG GTTCACTATGCAACTCTGTACTCCCAGAGGCCCTTAAAACTTCTGCTAAGAGAACTGAACCAGATTTCCAATTCTCTACTAATGAAAAGAAGAGTCTGAGTAATGCCTTTAATTGCTTCACATCAATTTCCATGTATCATAAGGAGAGGGAAGTATCAATTACTTCATTGTTTCTACATTCCCACTATAAAGGCTGCCTACCTCCATGGGAATTTAAAAAGTCTGATGATGACTCTTAA